In the Salmo trutta chromosome 33, fSalTru1.1, whole genome shotgun sequence genome, one interval contains:
- the myct1b gene encoding myc target protein 1 homolog isoform X1: protein MAFNETNPFLDILKSFNIGNLVLAFCLSMLLGLLIGALIYILLTWLSRRRASTRITRRPKQQHRSATSQRSHNPMANCQGLYRSTVFDRHSDNSLGGGILSLYRQPSVEPVGPLGKKTSSGSSTFRPVPKGSRMGQGDGAEGDTNNQDTLPLHDTTDTNSSAADTASLMPTQPQRNSFWLGNSSLKGFLPTQTPPPTYDSVINAFQETCT from the coding sequence GGAACCTAGTCCTAGCCTTTTGTCTGTCCATGTTGTTGGGCCTTCTGATTGGAGCGCTGATCTACATCCTCCTAACATGGCTGTCGAGACGCAGAGCCTCCACCCGGATTACCAGGCGTCCCAAACAGCAGCACCGCTCAGCCACCTCCCAGCGCTCACACAATCCCATGGCCAACTGCCAAGGCCTCTACCGGAGCACAGTGTTCGACCGGCACAGCGACAACAGCCTCGGAGGAGGTATTCTGAGCCTATATAGACAACCATCGGTGGAGCCGGTTGGTCCACTGGGGAAGAAGACCAGCTCAGGATCATCCACCTTCCGACCAGTGCCCAAGGGCAGCAGGATGGGTCAAGGTGACGGGGCTGAGGGTGACACTAACAACCAGGATACCTTGCCTCTTCATGACACTACTGACACCAATTCATCAGCAGCAGATACTGCCTCCCTCATGCCAACTCAACCCCAACGGAACTCTTTTTGGTTGGGAAACAGCAGTCTTAAAGGGTTCCTGCCCACACAGACTCCTCCTCCCACATATGACAGTGTCATCAATGCCTTTCAAGAGACATGCACCTGA
- the myct1b gene encoding myc target protein 1 homolog isoform X2 produces the protein MLLGLLIGALIYILLTWLSRRRASTRITRRPKQQHRSATSQRSHNPMANCQGLYRSTVFDRHSDNSLGGGILSLYRQPSVEPVGPLGKKTSSGSSTFRPVPKGSRMGQGDGAEGDTNNQDTLPLHDTTDTNSSAADTASLMPTQPQRNSFWLGNSSLKGFLPTQTPPPTYDSVINAFQETCT, from the coding sequence ATGTTGTTGGGCCTTCTGATTGGAGCGCTGATCTACATCCTCCTAACATGGCTGTCGAGACGCAGAGCCTCCACCCGGATTACCAGGCGTCCCAAACAGCAGCACCGCTCAGCCACCTCCCAGCGCTCACACAATCCCATGGCCAACTGCCAAGGCCTCTACCGGAGCACAGTGTTCGACCGGCACAGCGACAACAGCCTCGGAGGAGGTATTCTGAGCCTATATAGACAACCATCGGTGGAGCCGGTTGGTCCACTGGGGAAGAAGACCAGCTCAGGATCATCCACCTTCCGACCAGTGCCCAAGGGCAGCAGGATGGGTCAAGGTGACGGGGCTGAGGGTGACACTAACAACCAGGATACCTTGCCTCTTCATGACACTACTGACACCAATTCATCAGCAGCAGATACTGCCTCCCTCATGCCAACTCAACCCCAACGGAACTCTTTTTGGTTGGGAAACAGCAGTCTTAAAGGGTTCCTGCCCACACAGACTCCTCCTCCCACATATGACAGTGTCATCAATGCCTTTCAAGAGACATGCACCTGA